The following coding sequences are from one Thermostaphylospora chromogena window:
- the menB gene encoding 1,4-dihydroxy-2-naphthoyl-CoA synthase: protein MVGTIDWKRSGEYEDIWYETAEGIAKITINRPERRNAFRPTTLFELQDAFNRARDDGDIGVIILTGAGNEAFCSGGDQKIRGDDGYVGPDGIGRLNVLDLQVQIRRLPKPVIAMVAGYAIGGGHVLHVCCDLTIAADNAVFGQTGPKVGSFDGGYGSWLLAQTVGLKKAREIWYLCRQYNAQQALEMGLVNAVVPLERLEEETVAWCRELLEKSPLALRMLKGAINAVSDGAAGMQQFAGDATLLYYMSEEAQEGRDAFKEKRKPDFSRFPRRP from the coding sequence ATCGTGGGCACGATCGACTGGAAGCGGTCGGGGGAGTACGAGGACATCTGGTACGAGACCGCCGAGGGCATCGCGAAGATCACGATCAACCGGCCCGAACGCCGCAACGCCTTCCGGCCCACGACGCTGTTCGAGCTGCAGGACGCCTTCAACCGGGCGCGCGACGACGGGGACATCGGCGTGATCATCCTCACCGGGGCGGGGAACGAGGCGTTCTGCTCCGGCGGCGACCAGAAGATCCGCGGCGACGACGGCTATGTCGGTCCGGACGGCATCGGCCGGCTCAACGTGCTGGATCTGCAGGTGCAGATCCGGCGGCTGCCCAAGCCGGTCATCGCGATGGTCGCCGGTTACGCGATCGGCGGCGGCCACGTGCTGCACGTGTGCTGCGATCTGACCATCGCCGCCGACAACGCGGTGTTCGGCCAGACCGGCCCGAAGGTGGGGTCCTTCGACGGCGGCTACGGCTCGTGGCTGCTGGCGCAGACCGTCGGCCTGAAGAAGGCCCGGGAGATCTGGTACCTGTGCCGCCAGTACAACGCGCAGCAGGCCCTGGAGATGGGCCTGGTGAACGCGGTGGTGCCGCTGGAGCGGCTGGAGGAGGAGACCGTCGCCTGGTGCCGGGAGCTGCTGGAGAAGTCGCCGCTGGCGCTGCGCATGCTCAAGGGCGCGATCAACGCGGTCAGCGACGGCGCGGCGGGCATGCAGCAGTTCGCCGGGGACGCGACGCTGCTCTACTACATGAGCGAGGAGGCGCAGGAGGGGCGGGACGCCTTCAAGGAGAAGCGCAAGCCGGACTTCTCCCGTTTCCCGCGCCGACCGTAG
- the menD gene encoding 2-succinyl-5-enolpyruvyl-6-hydroxy-3-cyclohexene-1-carboxylic-acid synthase: protein MNPATALATVLLDELVRCGLSDVVIAPGSRSTPLALAAYDEPRLRLHVRIDERSAAYLALGLARRSERPVALVCTSGTAAANFHPAVVEAHESGVPLLVLTADRPPELRDTGANQTTDQIKLYGTAVRWFSEVGVPEERPGQVAYWRSLACRAYQRALGPGDPGPVHLNLAFREPLIPDGDTGWCEPLEGSSSGAWVRARVAPPAVALHVPPARRGVLVVGDGAANVRRYVAAAGMAGWPVLSEPHGGARYGDHAIAAYHFLLATPEFAEAHRPEVVVTLGRPGLSRPLLSWLQRAEEHIVVAPDMTRWPDPTRSATQVAQAVEMPVVAGDGGWLRSWRRADLAARAAVDEVLDGTGLSEPRLARDLADSLPNGALLFCGSSMPIRDLEQVMRPRRGLKVLANRGTAGIDGTVSTAMGAALAHAGPSYALLGDLAFLHDQNGLIMGPSEPRPDLCLVVVNNDGGGIFSLLPQAALREPFERVFGTPHGVDLEYVAAATGTPYVLVTEPEQLDKALRGEGVRMVEVRTDREVNAEVHARMREAAREAVLATLS, encoded by the coding sequence GTGAATCCGGCGACCGCTCTGGCGACCGTGCTGCTCGACGAGCTGGTGCGGTGCGGGTTGAGCGACGTGGTGATCGCGCCGGGGTCGCGGTCGACGCCGCTGGCCCTGGCCGCCTACGACGAGCCGCGGCTGCGCCTGCACGTGCGGATCGACGAGCGTTCGGCCGCCTACCTGGCGCTGGGCCTGGCGCGGCGCTCGGAGCGGCCGGTGGCGCTGGTGTGCACCTCGGGCACGGCGGCGGCCAACTTCCACCCTGCGGTGGTGGAGGCCCACGAGTCGGGGGTGCCGCTGCTGGTGCTCACCGCCGACCGGCCGCCGGAGCTGCGCGACACCGGCGCCAACCAGACCACCGACCAGATCAAGCTGTACGGCACGGCGGTGCGCTGGTTCAGCGAGGTCGGCGTGCCGGAGGAGCGGCCCGGCCAGGTGGCGTACTGGCGGTCGCTGGCCTGCCGTGCTTACCAGCGGGCGCTCGGGCCGGGCGATCCGGGCCCCGTCCACCTCAACCTGGCCTTCCGCGAGCCGCTGATCCCCGACGGGGACACCGGATGGTGCGAACCGCTTGAGGGCAGCTCCTCGGGGGCGTGGGTGCGGGCCCGGGTGGCGCCGCCGGCCGTCGCCCTGCACGTCCCGCCGGCGCGCAGGGGAGTGCTGGTGGTCGGCGACGGCGCGGCGAACGTGCGGCGTTACGTGGCCGCCGCGGGCATGGCGGGTTGGCCGGTGCTGTCGGAGCCGCACGGCGGCGCCCGGTACGGCGACCACGCGATCGCGGCGTACCACTTCCTGCTGGCCACTCCGGAGTTCGCCGAGGCGCACCGTCCGGAAGTGGTGGTCACGCTGGGCCGTCCGGGGTTGTCGCGTCCCCTGCTGTCGTGGTTGCAGCGGGCCGAGGAGCACATCGTGGTCGCGCCGGACATGACGCGCTGGCCCGATCCGACCCGCTCGGCGACGCAGGTGGCGCAGGCGGTGGAGATGCCGGTGGTCGCGGGGGACGGCGGGTGGCTGCGCTCGTGGCGGCGGGCCGACCTGGCCGCGCGGGCGGCGGTGGACGAGGTGCTGGACGGTACCGGGCTGAGCGAGCCCCGCCTGGCCCGGGACCTCGCGGACTCGCTGCCCAACGGGGCGCTGCTGTTCTGCGGGTCGTCCATGCCGATCCGCGACCTGGAGCAGGTGATGCGGCCGCGGCGTGGGCTCAAGGTGCTGGCGAACCGGGGGACGGCCGGCATCGACGGGACGGTGTCCACGGCGATGGGCGCGGCGCTGGCGCACGCCGGCCCGTCCTATGCGCTGCTGGGCGATCTCGCGTTCCTGCACGACCAGAACGGGTTGATCATGGGGCCGTCGGAGCCGCGGCCGGACCTGTGCCTGGTGGTGGTGAACAACGACGGGGGAGGGATCTTCTCGCTGCTGCCTCAGGCGGCGTTGCGGGAGCCGTTCGAGCGGGTTTTCGGCACGCCGCACGGGGTCGATCTGGAGTACGTGGCGGCGGCGACCGGCACGCCGTACGTGCTGGTGACCGAGCCGGAGCAGCTGGACAAGGCGTTGCGCGGGGAAGGGGTGCGCATGGTGGAGGTGCGCACGGACCGCGAGGTGAACGCCGAGGTGCACGCGCGGATGCGGGAGGCCGCGCGGGAGGCCGTGCTGGCGACGCTGTCTTGA
- a CDS encoding GntR family transcriptional regulator — protein MSAKLEINLDRSSPVPLYFQVAEQIAEAIKKGDLPPGSRLDNEIQLADRLGLSRPTIRQAIQYLVDKGLLVRKRGVGTQVVHGQVKRSVELTSLYDDLRRAGQDPATRVLALESVPADDEIADVLGVPPGTEVLHLERLRFASGEPLAVLHNWLPMGLASLEAADLESRGLYDLLRGAGVRMRVANQRIGARAATAAEARLLDERRGAPLLTMVRTTYDDQGRAVEHGSHVYRASHYSLEVTLIER, from the coding sequence ATGAGCGCCAAGCTCGAGATAAACCTGGACAGGTCCAGCCCGGTGCCGCTCTACTTCCAGGTCGCCGAGCAGATCGCCGAAGCGATCAAAAAGGGTGACCTGCCCCCGGGCAGCCGCCTGGACAACGAGATCCAGCTCGCCGACCGGCTCGGCCTGTCCCGGCCCACCATCCGCCAGGCGATCCAGTATCTGGTGGACAAGGGTCTGCTGGTACGCAAACGCGGCGTCGGCACCCAGGTCGTCCACGGCCAGGTCAAGCGCTCGGTCGAGCTGACCAGCCTCTACGACGACCTGCGCCGCGCAGGCCAGGATCCCGCCACCCGCGTGCTGGCGCTCGAATCCGTCCCCGCCGACGACGAGATCGCCGACGTCCTCGGCGTCCCACCCGGCACCGAGGTCCTGCACCTGGAACGACTGCGCTTCGCCTCCGGCGAGCCCCTGGCCGTCCTGCACAACTGGCTGCCCATGGGCCTGGCCTCACTCGAAGCCGCCGACCTGGAATCACGCGGCCTGTACGACCTGCTGCGCGGCGCCGGAGTGCGGATGCGCGTGGCCAACCAGCGCATCGGCGCGCGCGCCGCCACCGCCGCCGAAGCCCGGCTGCTCGACGAGCGCCGCGGCGCGCCCCTGCTGACCATGGTCCGCACCACCTACGACGACCAGGGCCGCGCCGTCGAGCACGGCTCCCACGTCTACCGCGCCTCGCACTACTCCCTGGAGGTCACGCTCATCGAGCGCTGA
- a CDS encoding inositol monophosphatase family protein, with protein MTLEVTESQELADIALLAARAVGGRLREAFRERPAVRTKRDFHDPVTEHDTAAEETIREVIARHCPGSVVVGEERGALVAAEGDRAEITWYVDPIDGTANFAAGVPFFSVSVAAAAGGEVVAGVVYDPLREEEYVASLAGARCGDEVLRSVGARGDREAMLLTSYPSPRDLAAEGEEALRRFGGLVESFAAVRRPGSAALKLAHVAAGRADAALGFRASPWDVAAGSLLVRQAGGVYLALSGSVFEVGGYLAHVAGFDLGGSVLREMIPKNISMS; from the coding sequence ATGACACTCGAAGTAACCGAATCACAGGAACTCGCCGACATCGCGCTGCTGGCAGCGAGGGCGGTGGGCGGCCGGCTGCGCGAGGCGTTCCGCGAGCGTCCGGCCGTGCGGACCAAGCGGGACTTCCATGATCCGGTGACCGAGCACGACACCGCGGCGGAGGAGACCATCAGGGAGGTCATCGCCCGGCACTGCCCGGGCAGCGTCGTGGTGGGGGAGGAGCGCGGGGCCCTGGTCGCGGCGGAGGGCGACCGCGCTGAGATCACCTGGTATGTCGATCCGATCGACGGCACGGCGAACTTCGCCGCGGGCGTGCCGTTCTTCAGCGTCTCGGTGGCCGCGGCCGCGGGCGGCGAGGTGGTGGCGGGCGTGGTGTACGACCCGCTGCGCGAGGAGGAGTACGTGGCGAGTCTGGCCGGGGCGCGATGCGGGGATGAGGTGCTGCGCAGCGTCGGCGCGAGGGGCGATCGGGAGGCGATGCTGCTGACGAGTTACCCCTCGCCGCGGGATCTGGCCGCGGAGGGCGAGGAGGCGCTGCGCAGGTTCGGCGGGCTGGTGGAGTCGTTCGCGGCGGTGCGCCGCCCGGGGAGTGCGGCGCTGAAGCTGGCGCACGTGGCGGCGGGCCGGGCGGACGCGGCGCTGGGTTTCCGGGCGAGTCCGTGGGATGTGGCGGCGGGGTCGTTGCTGGTGCGGCAGGCCGGCGGCGTGTATCTGGCGCTGTCGGGCTCGGTGTTCGAGGTCGGCGGCTATCTGGCGCATGTGGCGGGTTTCGACCTGGGGGGTTCCGTTCTGCGGGAGATGATTCCGAAGAACATCAGTATGTCCTGA
- a CDS encoding sugar ABC transporter substrate-binding protein, which yields MRRSAWLAVAGLLTALALGGCSSADGTGEGTAEQAATGAAEGRGETYAVITHASPGDAFWDVVKNGAEAAGREYGVTVNYQGDGDPARQSQLIDQAVSQQVDGIVVSMANPDALRESIGKAVDAGIPIVTINSGGERSKEFGAITHVGQSEEVAGRGAGEQLKQQGVTKLLCVIHEAGNVGLDQRCNGATEGLGGTVERLQVDVSNLADATSKIAARLQTDTSIDGVLALNPAVAIAARDAINEANSQAKLATFDLSADVISAVENGEILFAVDQQQYLQGWLPITFLHLYNRNLNTVGGGLPVNTGPGFVTKENAGEVAKLAESGTR from the coding sequence ATGAGGCGAAGCGCATGGCTGGCCGTGGCGGGTCTGCTGACCGCCCTGGCCCTCGGGGGTTGTTCGAGCGCGGACGGGACGGGGGAGGGGACGGCCGAACAGGCGGCGACCGGCGCCGCCGAAGGACGGGGCGAGACGTACGCGGTGATCACTCACGCGTCGCCCGGCGACGCGTTCTGGGACGTGGTGAAGAACGGCGCGGAGGCGGCGGGCCGTGAATACGGGGTGACCGTCAACTACCAGGGTGATGGCGACCCCGCACGCCAGTCGCAGCTCATCGACCAGGCGGTGAGCCAGCAGGTGGACGGCATCGTGGTGTCGATGGCCAACCCCGACGCGCTGCGGGAGTCGATCGGCAAGGCGGTCGACGCCGGGATCCCGATCGTCACGATCAACTCGGGCGGGGAGCGGTCGAAGGAGTTCGGCGCGATCACCCACGTCGGCCAGTCGGAGGAGGTCGCCGGACGCGGCGCCGGTGAGCAGCTCAAGCAGCAGGGGGTCACCAAGCTGCTGTGCGTGATCCACGAGGCCGGGAACGTGGGGCTGGACCAGCGGTGCAACGGTGCCACCGAAGGGCTCGGCGGCACGGTGGAGCGGCTGCAGGTGGACGTGAGCAACCTCGCCGACGCCACCTCCAAGATCGCGGCAAGGCTGCAGACGGACACCTCGATCGACGGGGTGCTGGCGCTGAACCCGGCGGTCGCGATCGCCGCACGTGACGCGATCAACGAGGCGAACTCGCAGGCGAAGCTGGCGACCTTCGACCTGTCGGCGGACGTGATCTCGGCGGTCGAGAACGGGGAGATCCTGTTCGCGGTGGACCAGCAGCAGTACCTGCAAGGGTGGCTGCCGATCACGTTCCTCCACCTGTACAACCGGAACCTCAACACCGTCGGCGGCGGTCTGCCGGTGAACACCGGGCCCGGGTTCGTGACGAAGGAGAACGCGGGCGAGGTGGCCAAGCTGGCGGAGAGCGGGACGCGATGA
- a CDS encoding ABC transporter permease translates to MTATTVADERLAASGRLRRLLIRPELGAVVGAVLVFAFFASQSATFRSADGVANWLDPASTLGIMAVAVALLMIGGEFDLSAGVLTGTVGLVLVTLATEFGWNVWAAMLAALVVALLVGLGNGLLVVRTRLPSFIVTLGTFLMLQGVNLGVTKALTGTVQVGGLREAAGFETARALLAGTITIGGTQFRVAILWWIGVTALATWVLMRTTVGNWIFAVGGNAQAARAVGVPADRTKVGLFMTTALAAWLVGSILALRLTSVQASAGIGQEFIYIIAAVIGGCLLTGGYGSAVGAAIGALIFGMADKGIVFLGWDADWFMFFLGVMLLLATLANRLVRKYAEEVRR, encoded by the coding sequence ATGACCGCGACGACGGTGGCGGACGAGCGCCTGGCGGCCTCCGGCCGTCTGCGCCGCCTCCTGATCCGGCCGGAGCTGGGGGCGGTGGTCGGCGCGGTGCTGGTGTTCGCGTTCTTCGCCTCCCAGTCGGCGACCTTCCGGTCGGCGGACGGCGTGGCGAACTGGCTGGACCCGGCGTCCACGTTGGGGATCATGGCGGTGGCGGTCGCCCTGCTGATGATCGGCGGCGAGTTCGACCTGTCGGCGGGCGTGCTGACCGGAACGGTGGGGCTGGTGCTGGTCACGCTGGCCACGGAGTTCGGGTGGAACGTGTGGGCGGCGATGCTGGCCGCGCTGGTGGTGGCGCTGCTGGTGGGGCTGGGCAACGGCCTGCTGGTGGTCCGCACCCGGCTGCCGAGTTTCATCGTGACGCTGGGCACGTTCTTGATGCTGCAGGGCGTCAACCTGGGGGTGACCAAGGCGCTGACCGGGACCGTGCAGGTGGGCGGGCTGCGCGAGGCAGCGGGGTTCGAGACGGCGCGGGCGCTGCTGGCCGGCACGATCACGATCGGCGGCACGCAGTTCCGGGTGGCGATCCTGTGGTGGATCGGGGTCACCGCGCTGGCCACGTGGGTGCTGATGCGCACCACCGTGGGCAACTGGATCTTCGCGGTGGGCGGGAACGCGCAGGCGGCGCGGGCCGTGGGCGTGCCGGCCGATCGCACGAAGGTCGGGTTGTTCATGACGACCGCACTGGCGGCGTGGCTGGTGGGGTCGATCCTGGCGCTGCGGTTGACGTCGGTCCAGGCCAGCGCGGGCATCGGGCAGGAGTTCATCTACATCATCGCCGCGGTGATCGGCGGCTGCCTGCTGACCGGCGGGTACGGCTCGGCGGTCGGGGCGGCGATCGGCGCGCTGATCTTCGGGATGGCGGACAAGGGGATCGTGTTCCTCGGCTGGGACGCCGACTGGTTCATGTTCTTCCTGGGCGTGATGCTGCTGCTGGCGACCCTGGCCAACCGCCTGGTCAGGAAGTACGCGGAGGAGGTGCGGCGTTGA
- a CDS encoding ATP-binding cassette domain-containing protein, whose amino-acid sequence MTGSPAQAPPLLELRGAGKVFGSVIALRDVSMSVRAGEVTCVLGDNGAGKSTLIKILSGVHPPDQGEYLMDGVPVRFTGPRDALDRGIATVYQDLAMIPLMSVWRNFFLGSEPTKGWGPWRRFDVAKARRVAREELRAMGIDIRDVDQPVGTLSGGERQSVAIARAVYFGARVLILDEPTSALGVKQAGVVLRYVARARDRGLGVVFITHNPHHAYPLGDRFLLLKRGASLGQYAKQDITKEELTSMMAGGAELEELAHELERAAE is encoded by the coding sequence TTGACCGGCTCGCCTGCGCAGGCGCCGCCGCTGTTGGAACTGCGCGGCGCCGGGAAGGTGTTCGGCAGCGTGATCGCGCTGCGGGATGTGTCGATGTCGGTCCGGGCGGGGGAGGTCACCTGCGTCCTGGGTGACAACGGCGCGGGGAAGTCGACGCTCATCAAGATCCTGTCGGGGGTGCATCCGCCGGATCAGGGTGAGTACCTGATGGACGGCGTGCCGGTGCGGTTCACCGGGCCGCGGGATGCGCTGGATCGCGGCATCGCCACCGTCTACCAGGATCTGGCGATGATCCCGTTGATGTCGGTGTGGCGGAATTTCTTCCTGGGCTCGGAGCCCACCAAGGGGTGGGGGCCGTGGCGCAGGTTCGACGTGGCCAAGGCGCGGCGGGTGGCGCGCGAGGAGCTGCGGGCGATGGGCATCGACATCCGGGATGTCGACCAGCCGGTGGGCACGCTGTCCGGCGGTGAGCGGCAGTCGGTGGCGATCGCGCGGGCGGTGTACTTCGGCGCGCGGGTGCTGATCCTGGACGAACCGACCTCGGCGCTGGGGGTCAAGCAGGCCGGGGTGGTGCTGCGGTATGTGGCGCGGGCCCGAGACCGCGGGCTGGGGGTGGTGTTCATCACGCACAACCCGCATCACGCCTACCCGCTGGGGGACCGTTTCCTGCTGTTGAAGCGGGGGGCGAGCCTGGGGCAGTACGCCAAACAGGACATCACCAAGGAGGAGCTGACCTCCATGATGGCCGGCGGCGCGGAGCTGGAGGAGCTGGCGCACGAATTGGAACGCGCCGCGGAGTGA
- a CDS encoding IMPACT family protein translates to MCAVAGVTTEEEARAFIEERRRAHPGARHTCSAYVLGGDRGVQRGDDDGEPGGTAGTPMLETLTRRGFSDTVAVVTRYFGGVLLGAGGLARAYGRAVGETLDLAEVRVMVPARVMVVRIDHAHAGRLENDLRVSPYAVRGVGYGEDVRVEVAVAEGDVERFGEWVASVTSGRARVEAGGLVFVPA, encoded by the coding sequence CTGTGCGCGGTGGCGGGGGTGACGACCGAGGAGGAGGCGCGGGCGTTCATCGAGGAGCGGCGGCGGGCGCATCCGGGGGCGCGGCATACGTGTTCGGCGTATGTGCTGGGCGGTGATCGGGGTGTGCAGCGGGGGGATGACGACGGGGAGCCGGGCGGGACGGCGGGGACGCCGATGTTGGAGACGCTGACGCGGCGGGGGTTCAGTGACACGGTGGCGGTGGTGACGCGGTATTTCGGCGGGGTGCTGCTGGGGGCCGGTGGGTTGGCGCGGGCGTATGGGCGTGCGGTGGGGGAGACGCTGGATCTGGCTGAGGTGCGGGTGATGGTTCCGGCGCGGGTGATGGTGGTGCGGATTGATCATGCGCATGCGGGGCGGTTGGAGAACGATCTGCGGGTGTCGCCGTATGCGGTGCGTGGGGTGGGTTATGGGGAGGATGTGCGGGTCGAGGTGGCGGTTGCGGAGGGGGATGTGGAGCGGTTCGGGGAGTGGGTGGCGTCGGTGACGTCGGGGCGGGCGCGGGTGGAGGCGGGGGGTCTGGTGTTCGTGCCGGCTTGA